In the Advenella kashmirensis WT001 genome, one interval contains:
- a CDS encoding (2Fe-2S)-binding protein has protein sequence MNPIAPRPFALSVNNEHHNVTVEPDTPLLYILRNDLALNGPKFGCGLGECGACTVLVDGVAARSCVIPVSVVENRKITTLEGLSDNGQPNKVQQAFIDNQAAQCGYCLNGMIMTIQALLNRNPNPSEAQIRNELRHNLCRCGTHVEIMAAAISAVRGRP, from the coding sequence ATGAATCCAATTGCCCCCCGCCCATTCGCCCTGTCGGTCAATAACGAGCACCACAACGTGACCGTCGAACCCGATACGCCGCTGCTTTACATATTGCGCAATGATCTGGCCTTAAATGGCCCAAAGTTCGGTTGCGGACTCGGCGAATGCGGCGCCTGTACGGTACTGGTGGATGGCGTAGCGGCTCGCTCCTGCGTGATACCGGTCAGCGTGGTAGAAAACCGCAAGATCACCACCCTTGAAGGCCTGAGCGACAACGGCCAGCCCAATAAGGTCCAGCAGGCCTTTATTGATAACCAGGCTGCGCAATGCGGTTACTGCCTTAACGGCATGATCATGACAATACAGGCCCTATTGAACCGCAACCCCAACCCCTCGGAAGCACAAATTCGTAACGAACTGCGTCACAACCTGTGCCGTTGCGGCACCCACGTGGAAATCATGGCGGCCGCCATCTCCGCGGTCAGGGGGCGCCCATGA
- a CDS encoding glutathione S-transferase family protein codes for MEPILLYGVPAGSSMGLIAAMEWLGKPYRLCRVDMLSEMQEPAYLRINPRRETPVLITDQGQVLTETMAIANWLQDRDTERRISFAPRSAETDRMHQLMAFINTGFTGAFVPLWQAWEMENPDPQVKMILQQVGNAGVINRHDKLEQMVGDNPFLLGAHPCLADAIFIGVARWLAIHQVAEPTRWPKIAAMRERISRTPAVSFATAIENGETPAGSGAFLGHVALREVIERFGA; via the coding sequence ATGGAACCGATTTTACTCTATGGCGTTCCCGCCGGCAGCTCCATGGGACTGATTGCAGCCATGGAATGGCTGGGCAAGCCATATCGCCTGTGCCGGGTAGACATGCTGAGCGAAATGCAGGAGCCGGCCTATCTGCGCATCAATCCCAGGAGGGAAACGCCGGTCCTTATTACCGATCAGGGACAAGTCCTGACCGAGACCATGGCGATTGCCAACTGGCTGCAGGACCGCGACACCGAAAGACGGATCAGCTTTGCACCCAGGTCTGCTGAGACTGATCGCATGCATCAGCTCATGGCCTTTATCAACACGGGGTTCACCGGCGCTTTTGTCCCGCTGTGGCAGGCATGGGAAATGGAAAACCCCGACCCGCAAGTAAAAATGATATTACAGCAAGTGGGCAATGCCGGCGTCATCAATCGTCACGACAAACTGGAGCAAATGGTCGGCGACAACCCGTTCCTGCTAGGCGCGCACCCCTGTCTGGCCGATGCCATTTTCATAGGCGTAGCCCGATGGCTGGCAATCCACCAGGTGGCCGAGCCCACCCGATGGCCCAAAATTGCTGCCATGCGCGAGCGCATTAGCCGCACACCTGCTGTCTCCTTTGCAACTGCAATAGAAAATGGCGAAACGCCGGCAGGTTCCGGTGCGTTCCTGGGACACGTGGCGCTGCGTGAAGTGATTGAACGGTTTGGTGCGTGA
- a CDS encoding c-type cytochrome encodes MVCHTAPGGQTNAGGLGLDTPFGTIFTTNITPDRETGIGAWSYKAFERAMREGIHRDGRHLYPAFPYTAYAKMSDEDLQSLYAYLMTRPPVSAPNQETRLPFPMNLRPLVAGWNTLFHRDRQAYTPNPDKSPLWNRGAYLVNSSGHCAACHSPRNALGAEKSGENNFLAGGFADNWEAPALNKLSSSPIPWTEQELFQYLRTGYSPLHGVAAGPMGPVVAGLAQLPEADVKAMAHYLASLNPAAAQSQSSHAALATRLEADSQTNQETRLLPGETLFNGACAVCHDSGSGPVLFGARPSLALNSNLHSDHPDNVIQVLMHGITRPAQTNLSTMPGFKSSMNDAQMESLLQYMRARFAPDKPAWNNLRKKIAEIRQQPGHP; translated from the coding sequence ATGGTCTGCCACACGGCGCCGGGCGGCCAGACCAATGCCGGTGGCCTGGGGCTGGACACCCCCTTTGGCACCATCTTCACCACCAATATTACGCCCGACCGGGAAACCGGCATTGGCGCCTGGTCATACAAGGCGTTCGAGCGCGCCATGCGTGAAGGCATCCATCGCGACGGCAGGCATCTGTACCCGGCATTTCCCTACACCGCCTATGCAAAAATGTCTGATGAGGATTTGCAATCGCTTTATGCCTACCTGATGACCCGCCCCCCGGTCTCGGCGCCCAATCAGGAAACCCGCCTGCCCTTTCCCATGAACCTGCGTCCCCTGGTGGCCGGATGGAATACGTTGTTTCATCGGGACCGGCAGGCCTATACTCCCAATCCGGACAAAAGCCCGCTCTGGAACCGTGGCGCTTACCTGGTAAACAGTAGCGGACACTGCGCTGCCTGTCACTCACCCCGCAATGCCCTGGGCGCCGAAAAGTCCGGAGAGAACAATTTTCTGGCCGGCGGCTTTGCCGACAATTGGGAAGCGCCGGCACTCAACAAACTCTCGTCCTCCCCTATCCCGTGGACCGAACAGGAGCTGTTCCAGTATTTGCGCACGGGTTACTCCCCCTTGCATGGCGTTGCCGCGGGCCCGATGGGACCCGTGGTTGCAGGGCTTGCGCAATTGCCCGAGGCCGATGTGAAGGCCATGGCCCATTACCTGGCCAGCCTGAATCCGGCTGCCGCTCAATCGCAAAGCAGCCATGCCGCGCTCGCCACCAGGCTGGAGGCAGACAGCCAGACGAACCAGGAGACGCGACTGCTACCCGGGGAGACGCTATTTAACGGCGCCTGTGCGGTGTGCCACGACTCTGGCAGCGGACCGGTCCTGTTCGGCGCACGCCCATCGCTGGCACTCAATAGTAATCTGCATAGCGACCACCCGGATAATGTGATTCAGGTCTTGATGCACGGCATTACCCGTCCGGCCCAGACCAACCTGAGCACGATGCCTGGTTTCAAAAGCAGCATGAATGATGCGCAAATGGAATCGCTATTGCAGTACATGCGCGCGCGCTTTGCACCGGACAAACCGGCCTGGAACAACCTGCGTAAAAAAATTGCCGAGATCAGGCAGCAGCCGGGCCATCCATGA
- a CDS encoding helix-turn-helix domain-containing protein has translation MPKKSSKETTPRTDRDADKSGKRTRTAADQTLKVATLKELRKATGHTQEDLAIALDIGQGTISRIEKRNDMLVSTLQHYIESLGGKLQIVAAFTDRPSIVVERLGKKIPPHQKTTPMSSSQAMTSVDT, from the coding sequence ATGCCCAAAAAATCCAGCAAAGAGACGACGCCCCGTACTGATCGTGATGCCGACAAAAGCGGCAAACGCACACGCACCGCAGCCGACCAGACATTGAAAGTGGCAACTCTCAAAGAATTGCGCAAGGCTACCGGTCACACCCAGGAAGACCTGGCCATTGCGCTGGATATCGGCCAGGGCACCATTTCACGGATAGAAAAACGCAACGACATGCTGGTATCGACGTTGCAGCATTACATCGAAAGCCTGGGCGGCAAGCTGCAAATCGTGGCCGCGTTTACCGATCGCCCATCCATTGTGGTGGAGCGCCTGGGCAAGAAAATACCGCCTCATCAAAAAACCACTCCCATGAGTTCTTCACAAGCTATGACATCTGTTGACACCTGA
- a CDS encoding winged helix-turn-helix transcriptional regulator, translating to MKDLVSYCPIEEVMQVLSGRWPTLLVYYLKDGVKRFSDLKRDNPTVSHKMLTFELRKLENAGIVQRKVFEGYPLRVEYSLTAAGQGLVPLIDALGDWWNQLPAEASVPQTLQQPAFTGQ from the coding sequence ATGAAAGATCTGGTCTCTTACTGTCCCATCGAAGAAGTCATGCAGGTATTGAGCGGGCGCTGGCCGACGCTGCTGGTCTATTATCTGAAAGACGGCGTCAAGCGATTCAGTGATCTGAAGCGCGACAATCCAACGGTCTCGCATAAGATGCTCACGTTTGAATTGCGCAAACTGGAAAATGCCGGCATTGTCCAGCGCAAGGTGTTTGAGGGCTATCCCTTGCGTGTGGAATATTCCCTGACGGCGGCAGGGCAGGGGCTCGTGCCGCTGATAGATGCGCTGGGCGATTGGTGGAACCAACTGCCAGCGGAGGCCTCCGTACCGCAGACACTGCAGCAACCCGCGTTCACGGGTCAATAA
- a CDS encoding cupin domain-containing protein has protein sequence MRPVSQQEDQPTTPLLAYRWEDTNLALSEQLALEEEGYSATLSPGHAAVRYTNPMNGRDVLPTIRCEMHRIRSGAHTRTKREVGSSVIQVFDGQGSVTVGEHQWEVKRGDMFVIPSWQPFTALCAADQSSLDLFRFSDAPIFEAVHAYREQFDTP, from the coding sequence TTGCGCCCTGTATCGCAACAGGAAGATCAGCCCACCACGCCTTTACTGGCCTACCGCTGGGAAGACACAAATCTGGCACTGAGCGAACAGCTCGCACTGGAAGAAGAAGGCTACAGCGCTACGCTAAGCCCAGGCCATGCCGCCGTGCGCTACACCAATCCGATGAATGGCCGTGACGTGCTTCCTACTATTCGCTGTGAGATGCACCGCATACGCAGCGGCGCGCATACGCGAACCAAGCGCGAGGTCGGCTCATCGGTGATCCAGGTATTCGATGGACAGGGAAGTGTTACCGTCGGCGAACACCAATGGGAGGTCAAGCGTGGCGACATGTTTGTTATACCCTCATGGCAGCCTTTTACCGCCCTATGCGCTGCAGACCAGTCATCGCTGGACCTTTTCCGTTTCAGCGACGCTCCTATTTTCGAAGCAGTGCATGCCTATCGCGAACAGTTCGACACGCCCTGA
- a CDS encoding LysR substrate-binding domain-containing protein produces MDWTHRLRLRHVKMLLSLAQTHNISHSAAKLHTTQPGLSKWLKDLEEDIGLPLFERHARGLIPTPYGEMLIAHARQIDIQLDRASSDMDMLREGGSGRVIIGASGVAASDTVPLAIMRLLTRMPKARVNLVEGTTDRLISQLQQGALDIVLGRADTDLASPTLEAENLFFDGIHFVVRPGHPLLQVDPLRWSDLHAYRWLVWPKGTPVRNALDVALVAAGQNLAQDTIETNSVTANLMFLNNSDMIGVASVRASLRLAQMNVLRILPMRLSGSGAVAMYWSKEAFMSHALRLALNCLREVAHEYDAESAM; encoded by the coding sequence ATGGATTGGACCCACCGGCTGCGACTGCGCCACGTAAAAATGCTGCTTAGTCTGGCGCAAACGCACAACATAAGCCATTCCGCAGCCAAACTGCATACAACCCAGCCAGGGCTGTCCAAATGGTTGAAAGATCTTGAGGAAGATATTGGCTTGCCCTTATTCGAGCGCCATGCACGCGGCCTGATTCCGACGCCCTATGGCGAGATGCTGATTGCCCACGCCAGACAAATCGATATTCAGCTGGATCGCGCCAGCAGTGATATGGACATGCTGCGTGAAGGCGGTAGCGGCCGGGTCATAATCGGCGCCAGCGGGGTTGCTGCATCTGACACCGTACCGCTGGCCATTATGCGTCTGCTGACACGTATGCCAAAGGCCCGGGTGAATCTTGTCGAAGGAACCACTGACCGATTGATTTCCCAACTGCAGCAGGGGGCGCTGGACATCGTGTTGGGTCGTGCCGATACGGATCTGGCCAGCCCGACTCTGGAGGCTGAGAATCTGTTCTTTGACGGAATCCACTTTGTTGTACGTCCAGGGCACCCGCTTTTGCAAGTTGATCCGCTGCGCTGGTCGGATTTACATGCTTATCGCTGGTTGGTCTGGCCAAAAGGCACGCCGGTGCGTAATGCACTGGATGTTGCGCTGGTGGCAGCAGGGCAGAACCTGGCGCAGGACACGATAGAGACCAATTCCGTTACAGCCAATCTTATGTTCCTGAACAATAGTGACATGATCGGTGTGGCCTCGGTTCGAGCCTCCCTGCGGCTGGCACAGATGAATGTCCTCAGAATCCTGCCAATGCGCTTGTCCGGATCAGGTGCCGTTGCCATGTACTGGAGCAAGGAAGCGTTCATGTCGCATGCCTTACGCCTGGCCTTGAATTGCTTGCGAGAAGTCGCGCATGAGTACGATGCTGAATCAGCTATGTAG
- a CDS encoding cupin domain-containing protein: MWRWDRLVQLAEEAGRIVPVGRGGERRAIALANPSLGGRPFATPTLWAAIQYLMPGEDAPEHRHTQHAFRFIVEGEGVWTVVNGDSVRMSRGDFLPQGGWNWHAHHNASIEPMAWIDGLDIPFASYTESQFFEVGRHKLDPQEYIKPARSRSERLWAHPACALYRNRKISPPRLYWPTAGKTQIWH; this comes from the coding sequence GTGTGGCGTTGGGATCGGCTGGTGCAATTGGCCGAAGAAGCCGGCCGTATCGTACCGGTAGGCCGCGGCGGCGAACGCCGCGCCATTGCCCTGGCCAACCCCTCGCTTGGAGGACGCCCCTTTGCCACACCCACGCTTTGGGCAGCCATCCAGTATCTGATGCCTGGCGAAGATGCACCAGAACATCGCCATACCCAGCACGCCTTTCGGTTCATCGTAGAGGGCGAAGGCGTCTGGACTGTGGTCAATGGCGATTCCGTGCGCATGTCGCGTGGCGATTTTCTGCCCCAGGGGGGCTGGAACTGGCACGCCCACCATAATGCGTCGATCGAACCCATGGCATGGATCGACGGTTTGGACATTCCTTTTGCCTCCTATACGGAATCGCAGTTTTTCGAAGTCGGACGCCACAAGCTTGACCCTCAGGAATACATCAAACCGGCCAGGTCACGCTCCGAACGCCTGTGGGCACATCCGGCTTGCGCCCTGTATCGCAACAGGAAGATCAGCCCACCACGCCTTTACTGGCCTACCGCTGGGAAGACACAAATCTGGCACTGA
- a CDS encoding saccharopine dehydrogenase family protein has protein sequence MKRNVLIIGAGGVAHVAAHKCAQNNILLGDIHIASRTVAKCEAIIASIKDKGNKHGPGRLQAHALDALDIEATKTLIRETGSQIVINVGSPFLNMSVMTACIETGAAYLDTAIHEDPDKVCEPPPWYGNHEWKRREACKKAGVTAVLGVGFDPGVVNAYGRFALDTYFDQVNSIDIIDINAGSHGRYFATNFDPEINFREFTSTVWSWEQNRWKASKMFEHRQQWEMPVVGNHTTYLTGHDELHSMSKNLGVPNIRFWMGFGDHYINVFNVLNSLGLLSEKPIRTAEGDEIVPLKVVKAVLPDPASLAPGYTGKTCIGDLVKGTKNGMPQEVLIYNICDHEESYEEVGSQAISYTAGVPVVAAAMLIADGTWDVGHMVNVEELDPAPFIELMNRMGLVTRVRDEKGDRVLEPQKELLMLTAEEESDSTVAFDYFSHDQAVLAKNPPSRQQNMMTTRQRLSG, from the coding sequence ATGAAACGCAACGTTCTGATCATCGGCGCCGGTGGCGTCGCACACGTAGCAGCACACAAATGCGCACAGAACAATATTTTGCTTGGCGACATACATATTGCATCACGCACTGTGGCCAAATGCGAAGCCATTATTGCCTCTATCAAAGACAAAGGCAATAAACACGGCCCCGGCCGGCTGCAGGCGCACGCCCTGGATGCGCTGGACATTGAAGCGACCAAAACGCTGATCCGTGAAACCGGCAGCCAGATTGTCATCAATGTGGGCTCGCCCTTTCTGAACATGTCAGTCATGACTGCCTGCATAGAGACCGGCGCGGCCTATCTGGACACGGCTATTCACGAGGACCCGGACAAGGTATGCGAACCACCACCGTGGTACGGCAATCATGAATGGAAACGACGCGAAGCCTGCAAGAAAGCCGGCGTGACAGCCGTGCTGGGTGTTGGTTTCGACCCTGGCGTGGTCAATGCCTATGGCCGTTTTGCGCTGGACACCTATTTTGACCAGGTCAACTCCATTGACATTATCGATATTAACGCCGGCAGCCACGGTCGTTACTTTGCTACCAACTTCGATCCAGAGATCAACTTCCGTGAGTTCACCTCTACCGTCTGGTCCTGGGAGCAGAACCGCTGGAAAGCCAGCAAGATGTTCGAGCATCGCCAGCAATGGGAAATGCCCGTGGTTGGCAATCACACAACCTACCTGACCGGTCATGACGAGCTGCATTCCATGTCAAAAAACCTGGGTGTTCCCAACATCCGGTTCTGGATGGGTTTTGGCGACCATTACATCAATGTATTTAATGTCTTGAACAGCCTGGGCCTGCTCTCTGAAAAACCCATCCGTACGGCAGAGGGAGATGAAATCGTGCCGCTCAAAGTGGTCAAGGCTGTGCTGCCCGATCCTGCGTCACTAGCCCCGGGATACACGGGTAAAACATGCATTGGCGACTTGGTAAAAGGCACGAAGAACGGTATGCCGCAGGAAGTACTCATTTATAACATTTGTGATCATGAAGAGAGCTACGAGGAAGTGGGCAGCCAGGCCATTTCATACACTGCCGGCGTACCCGTTGTTGCAGCAGCCATGTTGATTGCCGACGGCACATGGGACGTCGGGCACATGGTCAACGTAGAAGAACTTGATCCCGCACCGTTTATTGAGCTCATGAACCGGATGGGGCTGGTTACGCGCGTACGCGACGAAAAGGGCGATCGCGTGCTGGAGCCGCAAAAAGAACTGTTGATGCTGACCGCTGAAGAGGAATCGGACAGCACGGTGGCATTCGACTATTTTTCTCATGACCAGGCCGTACTTGCAAAAAACCCGCCGTCCCGACAGCAAAACATGATGACAACGCGGCAACGCCTGAGCGGCTGA
- a CDS encoding Bug family tripartite tricarboxylate transporter substrate binding protein, with amino-acid sequence MFFRKRRTLMAAALAISCLTSTAWGQASDYPQKTVTLYTAFSIGSGPDVVLRILSQELGKKWKQPVVVENRPGGGGFIALEAVSKRAPDGYSLLQLDSEHISALPHLYKARHYFPLEKFDLVAPLFYTPFMIAVSEKSPWKNLTELIAAAKKSPDSVTYGSWFVGSPGHLGGQWLDSLTNTKMLHIPYKEVSQLYTAVANAEVDWAFGTIPSTRPVYDSGKLRYLAIAAPERHTLYPNVPTVAEAGGPGELDVNSIVSLVAPKGIPVEIRDKIHADIAEVLRDPEVRKRFDSFAFEPLSWTLTQLRERLDQKSATYKDLIDSANISLD; translated from the coding sequence ATGTTTTTTCGCAAACGCCGTACCCTGATGGCAGCTGCGCTTGCCATTAGTTGCCTGACCAGCACTGCATGGGGGCAGGCATCCGACTATCCTCAAAAGACCGTTACACTGTACACAGCCTTTTCCATTGGCAGTGGTCCTGACGTAGTGCTGCGCATCCTGAGCCAGGAACTTGGCAAGAAGTGGAAGCAGCCGGTGGTGGTCGAAAACCGCCCAGGCGGTGGCGGCTTCATTGCATTGGAAGCGGTAAGCAAACGGGCGCCCGATGGCTATTCCCTGCTACAACTGGATAGCGAGCATATTTCGGCGCTGCCGCATTTGTATAAAGCCCGTCACTACTTTCCACTGGAGAAGTTTGATCTGGTCGCGCCTTTATTTTATACACCGTTCATGATCGCCGTCAGTGAAAAATCACCCTGGAAAAATCTGACCGAGCTGATCGCAGCGGCTAAAAAAAGCCCCGACAGTGTTACCTATGGGTCGTGGTTTGTGGGCAGTCCTGGCCACCTTGGTGGGCAATGGCTGGACTCGCTGACAAACACCAAGATGCTGCACATTCCCTACAAGGAAGTTAGCCAACTGTATACCGCGGTAGCCAATGCAGAAGTGGACTGGGCATTTGGCACCATCCCGTCCACCCGACCGGTGTACGACAGCGGCAAACTGCGCTATTTGGCGATCGCTGCTCCCGAAAGGCACACACTGTATCCCAATGTACCCACCGTAGCAGAAGCCGGCGGGCCTGGCGAACTGGACGTCAATTCGATCGTATCGCTTGTCGCACCCAAAGGCATCCCTGTAGAAATACGTGACAAGATCCACGCTGATATTGCAGAGGTACTGCGTGACCCCGAAGTACGCAAGCGTTTTGATTCCTTTGCCTTCGAGCCGCTGAGCTGGACGTTGACGCAATTGCGCGAACGTCTTGACCAAAAATCGGCCACGTACAAAGACCTGATAGATAGCGCCAACATCAGTTTGGATTAA
- a CDS encoding LysR family transcriptional regulator produces the protein MDMKLLAVFDEIYKTRSVSRAGENLGIPQTSVSLALARLRRRFNDQLFVRTGNGMMPTPRAAMLVPQLRQALQLLQLATQQQAEFDPASSYRTFRISMTDISHLEFMPAMMNKVARVAPNVQIEVLRIKADTGKLLESGDADLAIGYMPELEAGFYQQKLFKDGFACVVRRDHPRIDARLTQSRFKSERHVVLIAPGTGNEIVERELKRQGTQRKVALSLPTLPGVGNLLANTDLMATLPGRVAKILVNIAHVKALAPPYRFPDFSIKQHWHERYHQDPGNRWLRSTVAELFLEI, from the coding sequence ATGGACATGAAGCTACTAGCCGTATTTGATGAGATATACAAGACCCGCAGCGTCAGTCGGGCAGGAGAGAATCTCGGCATCCCACAGACGTCGGTCAGCCTGGCGCTCGCACGGTTGCGGCGCCGCTTCAATGATCAGCTGTTCGTACGCACCGGGAATGGGATGATGCCAACCCCGCGGGCTGCCATGCTCGTGCCGCAACTGCGCCAGGCTCTGCAATTGCTGCAGCTAGCCACTCAGCAGCAGGCGGAGTTTGATCCGGCATCGTCATACAGGACGTTCAGAATATCCATGACGGACATCAGTCATCTTGAATTTATGCCGGCAATGATGAATAAGGTGGCCAGGGTGGCACCCAATGTCCAGATTGAAGTTCTGCGTATCAAGGCGGATACCGGAAAATTGCTGGAATCAGGGGATGCAGACCTGGCTATCGGGTATATGCCCGAACTTGAGGCTGGTTTTTATCAGCAGAAGTTGTTCAAGGATGGTTTTGCCTGCGTGGTGCGACGCGACCATCCGCGTATTGATGCCAGACTGACCCAAAGCAGGTTCAAAAGTGAGCGGCATGTTGTTCTCATAGCGCCGGGTACCGGAAACGAGATTGTCGAACGGGAACTGAAACGTCAGGGAACACAGCGTAAAGTTGCCCTGTCGTTGCCTACGCTTCCTGGCGTCGGTAATCTGCTGGCCAACACCGATCTGATGGCCACGCTTCCCGGGCGGGTTGCCAAAATACTGGTCAACATTGCGCACGTCAAGGCGCTTGCACCTCCCTACAGATTCCCGGATTTCTCCATCAAGCAACACTGGCATGAACGCTATCACCAGGATCCGGGGAATCGCTGGCTACGCTCTACGGTAGCCGAGTTGTTTCTGGAGATTTGA
- a CDS encoding MarR family winged helix-turn-helix transcriptional regulator, whose product MSRKHESPETEAGRASAPYDVTQQVGHLLRKAVQRHTAIFQQNVGDDQLTAIQFVTLCALRDRGRSSQAELVEATAIDQATIRGIINRLKARGLIALSPGKLDKRKVIASLTTEGQALLSRTIPRAQEISRLTMGQLNPAEQVAILYLLQKMNASGLQDE is encoded by the coding sequence ATGTCCAGAAAACACGAGTCACCTGAAACAGAAGCAGGGCGTGCCAGCGCACCGTATGATGTCACCCAGCAGGTTGGACACTTATTGCGCAAGGCGGTGCAGCGTCATACGGCCATTTTTCAACAGAATGTGGGCGATGATCAGTTGACGGCTATCCAGTTTGTTACCTTATGCGCCCTGCGTGATCGCGGGCGCAGCTCCCAGGCCGAGCTGGTAGAAGCGACGGCGATTGATCAGGCAACCATTCGCGGCATTATTAATCGTTTAAAGGCGCGCGGCCTGATCGCGCTTTCGCCGGGCAAGCTGGACAAGCGCAAGGTGATTGCCAGCCTGACCACCGAAGGGCAGGCGCTGCTGTCCCGCACTATTCCTCGTGCACAGGAAATCAGCAGACTGACAATGGGTCAGCTGAATCCGGCCGAGCAGGTGGCGATTTTGTATCTATTGCAGAAAATGAACGCCAGCGGTCTTCAGGACGAATAG
- a CDS encoding carboxynorspermidine decarboxylase: MPSTPYYLIDKSALLRNLQVIDYIRQHSGAKVLLALKCFATWSVFDLMRQYMDGTTSSSLYEVKLGYQKFGGETHAYSVAFADHEIDEVIANCDKIIFNSISQLTRFASAAGDTPVGLRVNPGVSCAGFDLADPARQYSRLGESDPARILSVLDKLDGIMIHNNCENGDFARFDQLLTQVEQDYGAILPHLKWVSLGGGISFTAQDYPLDAFCERLRQFAKQYKVQVYLEPGEAAVRHSTTLQVSVLDIVVNEKQLAIVDSSTEAHMLDLLIYRETAPVGQDTGEHAYMVCGKTCLAGDIFGEGRFTRPLQIGDQIAIGDAGGYTMVKKNWFNGIHMPSIAVKDEDGSVRVVRDFSFDDYVNSLS; encoded by the coding sequence ATGCCTTCTACCCCTTACTACCTGATCGACAAATCTGCGCTGTTGCGCAACCTGCAAGTCATCGATTACATCCGCCAGCACTCTGGCGCCAAAGTATTACTGGCGCTCAAGTGCTTTGCCACCTGGTCGGTTTTTGATCTGATGCGCCAGTATATGGATGGTACGACGTCTTCATCCCTGTATGAAGTCAAGCTCGGATACCAGAAATTCGGCGGTGAAACGCACGCGTATAGCGTCGCCTTTGCCGATCATGAAATCGACGAAGTCATCGCCAACTGCGACAAAATCATCTTCAACTCCATCAGTCAGCTCACGCGTTTTGCGTCCGCAGCAGGCGACACACCGGTAGGCCTGCGCGTCAACCCGGGTGTCAGTTGCGCCGGCTTTGATCTGGCCGATCCTGCGCGCCAGTACAGCAGGCTGGGCGAAAGCGATCCGGCACGCATTCTGTCTGTGCTGGACAAACTCGATGGCATCATGATTCATAACAATTGTGAGAATGGCGATTTTGCACGTTTTGATCAGTTGCTTACCCAGGTTGAACAAGACTACGGCGCAATCCTACCTCACCTTAAGTGGGTCAGCCTGGGCGGCGGCATTAGCTTTACCGCACAAGACTATCCGCTGGATGCCTTCTGCGAGCGCCTGCGGCAATTCGCAAAGCAATACAAGGTGCAGGTATATCTGGAGCCGGGCGAGGCTGCCGTGCGCCACAGTACAACGCTGCAGGTCAGCGTCCTGGACATTGTCGTTAACGAGAAGCAGTTGGCGATTGTAGACAGTTCCACCGAAGCCCATATGCTGGACCTGTTGATATACCGTGAAACCGCGCCGGTGGGCCAGGACACCGGGGAACACGCCTACATGGTTTGCGGCAAAACCTGTCTTGCGGGCGATATTTTTGGCGAAGGCCGCTTTACCCGGCCGCTGCAAATTGGTGACCAGATTGCCATTGGCGATGCGGGTGGCTACACCATGGTAAAGAAAAACTGGTTCAACGGCATTCATATGCCTTCCATCGCCGTCAAAGACGAGGATGGCTCCGTGCGCGTCGTGCGCGACTTTTCCTTTGACGACTACGTTAACAGCCTGTCCTAG